The sequence AGTGCAGGGACAGTTGGGTGGTTGGGGAATCTCCATAGGTGGACGGGGATcttaaagtggctctggaaattagggctgcagtaaacgattatttgagaaatcaagtattctactgattatttttacgattaatcgagtattctaataagaaaaaatttattaatcGACTGTTttccctttataaaaactcatcacaccccctgccatcagtccccaacacccttcgttccctccTGTGTGATCAGTCTAAGTGCATcaattcccccagtgccatcagctccactcccccagtgccttcagctctcccccatcccagtgccatcagctccactcccccagtgccttcagctctcccccatcccagtgccatcagctccacttccccagtgccatcagctccacttccccagtgccatcagctccgttccccccagtaccttcagctctcccccatcccagtgccttcagctccactcccccagtgccatcagctccactcccccagtgccatcagctccgttcccccagtgccatcagctccgttccccccagtaccttcagctctcccccatccCAGTGCCttaagctccactcccccagtgccatcagcttcccctccgtgccatcagctccgttcccccagtgccttcagctccactcccccagtgccatcagctctcccccaccccagtgccatcagctccacttccccagtgccatcagctccacttccccagtgccatcagctccgttccccccagtaccttcagctctcccccatcccagtgccatcagctcgactcccccagtgccatcagctccgttccccccagtaccttcagctctcccccatcccagtgccttcagctccactcccccagtgccatcagcttcccctccgtgccatcagctccgttcccccagtgccttcagctccactcccccagtgccttcagctctcccccaccctagtgccatcagctccactcccccagtgccttcagctctcccccaccctagtgccatcagctccactcccccagtgccttcagctccactcccccagtgccttcagctctccccaccccagtgccattagctctACCCCACCCCAGAGCCTTCAGCTTTCCCCACCCCAGAGCCTTCAGctttccccaccccagtgccatcagctctcccgccttgtgccatcagctccactcccccatgtgccatcatCTCTTTTctccttgtgccatcatctctcccccttgtgtcatagtctctgctccccttgtgccctcctgcccctcctcctgacacccgcagtgcacagtgtcattggttgctatgatgctgtgcactccaggCGCCCGGCCATAGTCGTGCCCCCACCCCCTCGGTGTCAGCAACTTACGTTTCCAGCAGGAGTGCCaccgacactccatcgttccgtGCTGCTCTtggcctgacgtcacacagcgtgtCAGGTCATggcgtgcgtacgtcaggaggtcagtgcagcgcgggaccatggacgtgctgtgaagtgtccggaggccccctgctggaaaggtgagtattccgaGTGCATTGCgggccagcgggagaccacggagcgggagtaatagcaagcgattcacTCCAgctccgtggtcacgtgacacaaaagAATCcctgatgcaaaaaatttgcatcaaggattttttggtgtcgaattactcgatttaatagagtactcgttgcagccctagctccaatgttgtaggtgggtccaagttAACAGAAGGTAgagcaacacaagtagatggggccagTACAAGTTGGCAGGGTGAGCAATAACATAGTGTAGCACAGAATACCATCCCACAGAATAAAATACTACAAAGACTCAAAAAGTACAAAGACACACTGTACGGTCTATGACCAGTCTGCCCCTGGGCGACTCCCTTGGAAGTAAGTGGCTGCCATATCAGCACCAACACAATGCACATTAGGGTCAATTTTGTAGGAAGCCAGTTTgcctatttgtatatttttggaatgtgggaggaaacccacgcaaacatggggaaGACATACAAACGCCATTCAGATGTCCCTGGTTGGATTGGAACCCAGCGCTGCAGCCAATGTGCTGCCCGTAGCTGTAAGTATTTATGGGATGGTGGCCACTGGGGATGCatccataatggcttataattcaCCTCTGTCCTTGGAGTCCACCTCACCTTCATACCCCTCCTCTCCCAaacagtttcttagatggtgctTGACATTCTGGAGATCTGAGGTGTCTTGTTACCCAGTAGCATCTAGCTCATATGGACCAAGTGTCAACCATGTAATAACCCTACTGCAGCTAAATAGGAACTCAAAGTGGAAATTAAGCTTTTGTCCAGACATGCAGGCCCACAAAGTCTTACTTTACAGTCTTCACTGAAAGTGTCATGAGATGTCTACAAGTTTTACCTCATGGCAAGCCTGGCACAATAGCTTAGGGCTGGAGGTATGAGAAATCGTGACTGTTAGGTGGATGTTGCCGAGAGGCCCAACTATCCACTTTTCGACTAGTCTTTATGGACTGTGGAAGTATTACTGTATATGTCTGCCCTAAAAATCATTGAGTATCTATTGATTTCGATGGGCATCAGAAGTCCTTGGGAGTCACCTGCCTCTACGAGGTGAatagggagcaggaggagggacTGTAACCAGTGGTTAACCTTCATTAAAATGTCATGCCAACACCCTCCTCATCCAGGGATTTCACTCTCCTATGACAGCAGCTGAGGCTGACCAGCCATACCTTCCATTACTGGGGTATCTCAGACCACTCCCCCAGTTAGTTATGTGTCAATTAATCTACCAAAGTCTCCTCACCCAATCATCTCCTGAGGTAATCATGCCTGAGGTAAAAGAGTTCATTTTATTAACTTACAGGCAAAGTAGAATACATGTGTCTAGTGATCTGAGCATCTCACTGAAGACGAGGGGATTTTATGGTCCTTCCTGGAGATGTCCTTGAAGGAGTCGCTTGTAACAACCAGTAGGATTACAGCTTCTTCAACCTCAAGCCAGAACATCTGCCCAACTCAGTAGTGAGCACCTAATGGATGAAATGAAGACAAGAACTATAGGATGCGTAGTATTGATGACGTTCTTCTGATTTATAGGACATTCTGTGGCTCGgtgttgggttcgggttcggtgttgttTTGGCACGTACTTTATCTATTTTCACAGTATGAGGAACATtttgataaggcctcatgcacacgaacgttgttttggtccgtatACGAGCcgaagtttttgcggcttggatgcggacccattcacttcaatggggccgcaaaagatccgttgctctgttccgtgggccggttttgcggacaagaatagtcagttAAATTAATAGCTGTCCGtgccgtgttttgaggatctgtaatttgcggaccgcaaaacacaccggtcgtgtgcatgaggcctaattctctAAAAATGGCTCAAGAAGTGTCCAAGAGAATTCAGTCTATAATGAATAGAAGGCCCAGACTACACAGTGGTCTGTGGAATATTGCAAGGCTGAGGTCATACAATGGAAGTTACTTGTGATTTGGCCTGGGCAAATTTTTGATGGTTTTGAGGTCTGTCCGACAATTTTGTTCAATATTGTACTCATGACCTCGTGTCACCACCACATTAATCTTTTTATGACGGAAGTGACCATGCAGCTTGAGCCTAAGGTTCTAGGCTCCAATGTGTGCAAGTTTTCTATCAGCTGTATTATTAACTAGCACAAACATGATCTTAATGGCTCCTCCTTCCCCCTCCCAAAGAAAAGTCTTTTGAGGACCACACATCAGCCTCCCCTCCGTATGCCTATAAGGTCTGACAGCTTCCTACAGTTCTCCATCTTGAAGCTGTCGGCCTTTTCCCTTAATCTCTGGTCTCCATAAAGCCGGGCTAAGTTGGCCAAGTCAGACCTCTGCTGTTTCTCTTTCCAACAACCAGCTTGGACTTGTTCGGCATATTCCTTCTCCACTGCCCTCTCGAGCTCTACCAGTGCCTGGCCTCGATAACGGTTCTGAAAATTCTGGCCAACAAAATACGGAACCCCTCGACTGCTGGTTTCCCTGGGAATTGTTAGACCATAAGAAGATTTGGGATGGAGACTGTAAGATGGAGTGCTGGCTGTCATTTGTGCCACCACTgataccaccaccaggatcaggaCTGGTAGGACCTGGATGAAGGCAGAATAAGCTGATTTAGGAGTACCagcttcttcttcctcttcctgtCTTCTTGGACGTTTTATATTATGTTTTTCCATTTCTTCACGCCATCTTGACTTCTTGGGTTCTTGACCCCTCTTCTCCCACCACTTTGAATTTGTCTGTCCAACGTCTTGTTTCCGTTCCTGCTGGGTCTTGGGTCTTCCTGGCTCTCGTTTGACTTCTTTCTGCCCCTTTGATTGACCACCCTCTTGTTTCTGCTGTTGCCATTGTCTCCTTTCCTGGGAGGTCTCCTCTCTCGGTCTCCGGTCTTGGCCATTGTTTTGTCGCATACTTTCCCTCTGCTGCCACCTTGGCCTGTCTTGCATATCATCCTGTGATGACCACCTCTGCCATGTCCCATCTGGTTCATCTCTTCTGGTTGATCTTGGTGTCTCTCTTGGACGACCGCTGAAGGCATAAGCAGCGCGGGCAGGAAAGTGACCCCTGAAAAATAGATCGAAGATCTCATCTGTTGTCAGGTCCTGGTCAGAAGGAGCTTGAGCTTGGCCTTGGGAGTCGTCATAAGCTTTTCTCTTTGTCGGATCACTGAGAACTGCAAATGCTTTCCCAATAACCTATAGAAAAAATAGCATAAAATCCAATGAGTAAAGAGATAAGCCACAAATATAGAAACAATGGAGGAAAGTGTCtcagactgttatgggggatctgtggatgatctgtggatgttaTTGGAATCTATGGATGTcatgctgttatggggggggaggtGGATGATACACTTGTGGGATATCTCTGGATGACAAACTTATGGATgaaacattgttatgggggatctctggatgacacaatgttatggaggatctgtggatgacactgttatgggggatctttggatgacacattgttatgggggatctgcggctgACACaacgttatggaggatctgtggatgacacaccgttatgggggatctgtggatgacattgttataggggatctgtggatgacactgttatggaggatctgcggatgacacaccgttatgggggatctgtcgataacactgttatggtggatctgtggatgacactgttatgggggatctttggatgacattgttataggggatctgtggatgacactgttatggggatctgtggatgacactgttatggggatctgtggatgacactgttatggggatctgtggatgacactgttatggggatctgtggatgactgttatgggggatctgtggatgactgttatgggggatctgtggatgacacttatgggggatctgtggatgacacttatggggtatctgtggatggcactgttatgggggatctgtggatgacattgttatggggatctgtggatgacattgttatgggggatctgtggatgacactttatgggggatctgtggatgacacaccgttatgggggatctgtggatgacattgttatgggggatctgtggatgacactgttatgggggatctttggatgacattgttatgggggatctgtggatgacactgttatgggggatctgtggatgacactgttatggtggatctgtggatgacactgttatgggggatctgtggatgacactgttatgggggatctttggatgacacattgttatgggggatctgcggctgACACaacgttatggaggatctgtggatgacacaccgttatgggggatctgtggataacattgttatgggggatctgtggatgacattgttatgggggatctgcggatgacacaccgttatgggggatctgtcgataacactgttatggtggatctgtggatgacactgttatgggggatctttggatgacattgttataggggatctgtggatgacactgttatggggatctgtggatgacactgttatggggatctgtggatgacactgttatggggatctgtggatgactgttatgggggatctgtggatgactgttatgggggatctgtggatgacacttatgggggatctgtggatgacacttatggggtatctgtggatggcactgttatgggggatctgtggatgacattgttatggggatctgtggatgacattgttatgggggatctgtggatgacactttatgggggatctgtggatgacacaccgttatgggggatctgtggatgacattgttatgggggatctgtggatgacactgttatgggggatctttggatgacattgttatgggggatctgtggatgacactgttatgggggatctgtggatgacactgttatggtggatctgtggatgacactgttatgggggatctgtggatgaaactgttatgggggatctgtggatgacactgttatgggggatctgtggatggcactgttatgggggatctgtggatggcactgttatgggggatctgtggataacattgttatgggggatctgtggatgacattgttatgggggatctgcggatgacacaacattatggaggatctgtggatgacacaccgttatgggggatctgtggatgacactgttatggaggatctgtggatgacattgttatgggggatctgtggatgacattgttatggggaatctgtggatgacactgttatgggggatctgtggatgacactgttatgggggatctgtggatgacactgttatgggggatctgtggatgacactgttatgggggatctgtggatgacacattgttatgggggatctgtggatgacacattgttatgggggatctgtggatgacacattgttatgggggatctgtggatgacacattgttatgggggatctgtggatgacacattgttatgggggatctgtggatgacacattgttatgggggatctgtggatgacacaccgttatgggggatctgtggatgacactgttatgggggatctgtagatgacattgttatgggggatctgtggatgacacaccgttatgggggatctgtggatgacattgttatgggggatctgtggatgacactgtaatgggggatctgtggatgacaatgttatggggaatctgtggatgacactgtaatggaggatctatggatgacactgttatggggatctgtggatgacactgttattggggatctgtggatgacacattgttataggggatctgtggatgacactttatgggggatctgtggatgacattgttataggggatctgtggatgacacaccgttataggggatctgtggatgacattgttatgggggatctgtggatgacattgttatggggaatctgtggatgacactgttatgggggatctttggatgacattgttatgggggatctgtggatgacactgttatgggggatctgtggatgacactgttatgggggatctgtggaaggcactgttatgggggatctgtggatggcactgttatgggggatctgtggagggcactgttatgggggatctgtggatggcactgttatgggggatctgtggatggcacttttatgggggatttgcggatggcacttttatgggggatttgcggatgacattgttatgggggatctgcggattacACAACGTtatggaagatctgtggatgacacactgttatgggggatctgtggatgacacactgttatgggggatctgtggatgacacttatgggggatctgtggatggcactgttatgggggatctgtggatgacattgttatgggggatttgcggATGACACAACGTTATGGAGGACctgaggatgacactgttatggaggatctgtggatgacacatcgttatgtgggatctgtagatgacattgTTATatcggatctgtggatgacactgttatggaggatctgtggatgacactgttatggagaatctgtgggtgacactgttattggggatctgtggatgacatattgttatgggggatctgtgtatgacactttatgggggatctgtggatgacattgttaggggggatctgtggatgacactgttatggaggatctgtggatgacacaccgttatgtgggatctggggatgacactgttatggaggatctgtggttgacactgttatggggaatctgtggatgacactgttatgggggatctttggattacactcttatgggggatctgtggatgacacattgttatgtgggatctgtggatgacactttatgggggatctgtggatgacattgttatgggggttctgtggatgacacaccattataggggatctgtggatgacattgttatgggggatctgtggatgacacaccgtaatcgagatctgtggatgacattgttatggggatctgtggatgacattgttatgggagatctgtggatgacattgttatgggggatctgtggatgacacactgttatgggggatctgtggatgacactgttatggggggtctgtggatgacactgttatggggggtctgtggatgacactgttatgggggatctgtggatgacactgttatgggggatctgtggatgacacactgttatgggggatctgtggatgacacactgttatgggggatctgtggatgacatttatgggggatctgtggatggcactgttttgggggatctgtggatgacattgttatgggggatttgcggATGACACaacgttatggaggatctgtgggtgacactgttatggaggatctgtggatgacacaccgttatgtgggatctgtggatgacattgttatatcggatctgtggatgacactgttacggaggatctgtggatgacactgttatggggaatctgtggatgacactgttattggggatctgtggatgacactgttattggggatctgtggatgacactcttaagggggatctgtgtatgacactttatgggggatctgtggatgacattgttataggggatctgtggatgacacactgttagggggtatctgtggatgacacactgttaggggggatctgtggatgacacaccgttatgtgggatctggggatgacactgttatggaggatctgtggttgacactgttatggggaatctgtggatgacactgttatggggaatctgtggatgacactgttatggggaatctgtggatgacactcttatgggggatctgtggatgacacattgttatgggggatctgtggattacactttatgggggatctgtggatgacattgttatgggggatctgtggatgacacaccgtaATCGGCatttgtggatgacattgttatggggatctgtggatgacactgttatggggaatctgtggatgacactgttatggggaatctgtggatgacactcttatgggggatctgtggatgacacattgttatgggggatctgtggattacactttatgggggatctgtggatgacattgttatgggggatctgtggatgacacaccgtaATCggcatttgtggatgacactgttatggaggatctgtggatgacacacattgttatgtgggatctgtggatgacattgttatatcggatctgtggatgacactgttatggaggatctgtggatgacacttattggggatctgtggatgacacttattggggatctgtggatgacactgttattggggatctgtggatgacactcttaagggggatctgtgaatgacatattgttataggggatctgtgtatgacactttatgggggatctgtggatgacattgttatgggggatctgtggatgacacactgttagggggtatctgtggattacacactgttaggggggtatctgtggatgacacaccgttatgtgggatctggggatgacactgttatggggaatctgtggatgacactgttatgggggatctttggattacactcttatgggggatctgtggatgacacattgttatgggggatctgtggatgacattgttatgggggttctgtggatgacaccattatgggggatctgtggatgacattgttatgggggatctgtggatgacacaccgtaatcgggatttgtggatgacattgttatggggatctgtggatgacactgttatgggagatctgtggatgacattgttatgggggatctgtgtatgacactgttatgggggatctgtggatgacactgttatgtgggatctgtggatgacacttatgggggatctgtggatgacacactgttatgggggatctgtggatgacacttatgggggatctgtggatggcactgttatgggggatctgtggatgacattgttatgggggatctgcggatgacacaacgttatgggggatctgtggatgacactgttataggggatctgtggatgacattgttataggggatctgtggatgactctgttatggaggatctggggatgacactgttatgggggatctgtggatgacactgttatgggggatctgtggatgacactgttatgggggatctgtggatgacactgttatggggggtctgtggatgacacattgttatgggggatctgtggatgacactttatgggagatctgtggatgacattgttatgggggttctgtggatgacacaccgttatgggggatatgttgatgacattgttatgggggatctgttgatgacattgttatgggggatctgtggatgacacaccgttatgggggatctgtggatgacactgttatgggggatctgtggatgacacattgttatgggggatctgtggatgacacattgttatgggggatctgtggatgacacttatgggggatctgtggatggcactgttatgggggatctgtggatgacattgttatgggggatctgcggatgacacaacgttatggaggatctgtggatgacactgttataggggatctgtgtatgactctgttatggaggatctggggatgacactgttatgggggatctgtggatgacactgttatgggggatctgtggatgacactgttatggggaatctgtggatgacactgttatggggggtctgtggatgacacattgttatgggggatctgtggatgacactttatgggggatctgtggatgacattgttatgggggttctgtggatgacacaccgttatggggTATATgttgatgacattgttatgggggatctgttgatgacattgttatgggggatctgtggatgacacaccgttatgggggatctgtggatgacactgttatgggggatctgtggatgacacattgttatgggggatctgtggatgacacattgttatgggggatctgtggatgacattgttatgggggatctgtgaatgacacaccgttatgggagatctgtggatgacattgttatgggggatctgtggatgacacggttatgggagatctgtggatgacattgttatgggggatctgtggatgacactgttatgtgggatctgtggatgacactgttatgtgggatctgtggatgacactgttatgtgggatctgtggatgacactgttatgtgggatctgtggatggcactgtttttggggatctgtggatgacattgttatgggggatctgtggatgacacttatgggggatctgtggatgacactgttatgtgggatctggggatgacactgtgatgggggatctgtggatgacactgttatgggggatctgtggatgacactgttatggggggtctgtggatgacactgttatgggggatctgtggatgacacattgttatgggggatctgtggatgacactttatgggggatctgtggatgacattgttatgggggttctgtggatgacacaccgttatgggggatctgtggatgacattgttatgggggatctgtggatgacacaccgttatgggggatctgtggatgacactgttatgggggatctgtggatgacacattgttatgggggatctgtggatgacacattgttatgggggatctgtggatgacattgttatgggggatctgtggatgacacaccgttatgggagatctgtggatgacattgttatgggggatctgtggatgacattgttatgggggatctgtggatgacacaccgttatgggagatctgtggatgacattgttatgggggatctgtggatgacactgttatgggagatctgtggatgacattgttatgggggatctgtggatgacactgttatgggggatctgtggatgacactgttatgtgggatctgtggatgacactgttatgtgggatctgtggatgacactgttatgtgggatctg is a genomic window of Bufo bufo chromosome 1, aBufBuf1.1, whole genome shotgun sequence containing:
- the LOC120986613 gene encoding dnaJ homolog subfamily C member 18-like — encoded protein: MERQRAEMLIKIARVRLQCERTGDALNYLYQAQSLYPTRTAAGLIQAIRGGYFEADGGHGGPTHGHYEQRDFWAHQNHCAGCGNCGRPAWQVEEEEEDDEDEEEDDEEDEEEEEERVIQGFDDQEDFYRVLGVRRDANTEVIRKSYRKLALRYHPDKNSSAGATEAFKVIGKAFAVLSDPTKRKAYDDSQGQAQAPSDQDLTTDEIFDLFFRGHFPARAAYAFSGRPRETPRSTRRDEPDGTWQRWSSQDDMQDRPRWQQRESMRQNNGQDRRPREETSQERRQWQQQKQEGGQSKGQKEVKREPGRPKTQQERKQDVGQTNSKWWEKRGQEPKKSRWREEMEKHNIKRPRRQEEEEEAGTPKSAYSAFIQVLPVLILVVVSVVAQMTASTPSYSLHPKSSYGLTIPRETSSRGVPYFVGQNFQNRYRGQALVELERAVEKEYAEQVQAGCWKEKQQRSDLANLARLYGDQRLREKADSFKMENCRKLSDLIGIRRGG